The sequence cagcgccgcgacGAACCGCGCCAGCCTCAGCAAGGCGAGCAGGGAAGGCATCGTCTCTCATGTGACGCAGCCCATTCCACTGAAGCGGCTCtcgctgcgcgcgtgcaaCTTTCGTATGGTGCCCAAGTACTTCCACAAACTGGATCAGCTCGAGGAACTCGACCTCTCTGAGAACGAAAACCTTAACGACCCGAACATGACGCTCTTCTCGCTGCACAGGCTGGTGACACTCAATGTCACTGGCTGCCCCTTTGCCGAGGACCCGTCGCAGTCGCGTAACGAGTGGTTTGACATTGGCAAGCTGCGCAACTTGAGCAACGTTCAGTGGGAGGTGTGGAGGAGCGAGCACAACATGAGCCCCTATCGCACCAAGATCCCGATCGAACTCTGCGCGCTACGGCTACGCACGCTGAacgaggtgcagctgcgcagtaACCTCTTCACCGGCGACATCATCGAGACGGTCATCAATCTCTTGTCAGACGGCTACTTTAAGGTTGACCTCTCCGTGGATGAGATGATCCTGCACAGCCATGCGGCGGCCCTCAAGGCCTTTACCGAGGGcgagcgcttcttcttccctaAGACAGTCACCGAAGCGCCGAGCATCAAGTGCAGCGTCGAGCCAGCCTCTCTTGGGCAGGTGCACCTCAAGATTGCCATCAGCCGCTACATCTTCTTCCTAGCTATACAGGCGGCCAACTACGACGCCGTCATTATCCCGCCCCTGGATGTTATGATCATCCACTACGCACAGCTCACCGTCAACCCGCTCAAGTACCGCATCGACTGCGAGGCTGTGTGCGGGCGCATCCTCGACTGCAACTACCGGGCCTTCTTCACAGAGCAGACGAAGCATCAGGCGGAGGCGAGAAGTGTCGTGGACGCGTCGAGGCGCATTTGGAACTTAATGGTGCGCTCCGCCCAGCGCGATCTCTCATGGCTGCGGTATGACTTCTGGGGTAAGCGGCTGCGTGCGTCGGCAGCACAATCAGCCACCGACGCTGCACTCGCTGATGGGAATACGGCGATTCCAAAgacgctgccgttgctggtGGGCAACACAACAGCTGAAGTAACACAGGACTGGGAGATGCTAGTGTCCATCGACTCGGCGCACGACTTGGCTGGTGTGTTGGACCAGGCGATCACGTCGCACTTCATGGAGAAGGGTATGGAGGAGTTCGCTGCGTCCATTCAGCAATTTTTTCACATGAACCACTGTTTCCTGCGTAACGAGGACTCTCTGTGGAAGACGGACCTTGACTGGAGCCGCTACGTGAAGTTCCTGACTCTCTACGCCTACCGGTGCGCGGTGCACGAGGGTGATTCGACCTACATCATGAAGCCAAtcgcggacgaggagggcaacCTTGTAGCACCAACTAGCACCACTTCAATGCTGGGCAAGCACTACGACTCTATAGGTAACAACAGCTTTAACGACTCGGGCAAGTACCTGCCAAAGCCGCAGGAGAGCGGAAAGAAAGCGCTTACGGATAGTGCGTCAGAGAACCAGGTGGAGTCTGGCTATGTGCCCCCGACTCGGCCCCCCAGCGGCATTACTCTTCGGTCCCCGTCCACCCTGCTGCAGAACCGCAAGTCAAACAAGCGGCTTACGATGGTGCGCCAGCTCGAGGGCAACCCCATCCCCACGATCGGCATCCTCTTCATGCTGCACGCCCATCGCACCTCGCACCTGAAGTACTACCAGTCCTTGTCACTGTTTGCCATCGAGAACGTTGACCTCCTGTGGGGCGATTCCGATTACCGCATCCTACAGCAGACGCAGGACGCGTGGGTGACTCTGTACGATGAGGCGTATGTCAGCGAGTCCAAAGAGATGCCGTTTGGCTACGTTGTGCGGCAGAGTGTGCTACTGCCGACTACCAGCCCAGGCGATGCGGCCAACACCGTGGCAGAGGACGACTCTGCTACTGTGAAGACGTCGTTTTGGGGAGAAATTCGGAATCATCCCTACACCTACGAGGCGAACGCGGCGCCGTGCAGGTCGTGCATCAAGTCGCGCAGCCGCAAGGCCAACCATGCTGGCCGCCGGGTAATGTTCTGTAGTGGTGATACAGAGTTTGGTGTCTTCTAGCGTCgccttggaggaggagaggaggtacGAGGGGGAAGTCAGGCGGGCAACGGACATATCAGTGTGCAGGTGAGCATGAGTCGGAGCGGTGTTTCACATCACCATTATCCTGGTtactgtctctctgtctctcaaTGTCTGTCTGGCGGACCTCAGTATTCGACGTACTTGGgtctcgcccctccccccaccctaTGTAtgtctgcgcgtgtgcctttGCTTGTTGTCGTGGAcagccctcttccctctccttctctcttctccaatGGTGTTGCGCGGTgagcctctcctctttcccgcCATTCTCACTGCGGTTATCGTTGgtgtcgctcttctcccctttcattcttctccctccgcctctcctgtttgtccaccttctccaccactgccgccatgttctccccctctcactcgCACCAGTTCTCTGCCTTTTCATAGgcttgtgcgcgtgcgggACGTCCCACACCAGGATTTCCTCGCGGAGTTGACCAGCAGGCAGCAGGAGATCGTCCTGGTTTGCCTGTTTGGTtgtttccttccttccttggCTGATCGTTGACGACAGCTACACCTCCTTAACAACTGCCAGTTTATCTCTCACATGTGCGGACGTGTTTTTTTTACTTCTTTCCTCGTTTCGTTGTTGTTATCCGTGTTAcgttcatctctctctctctctctcgtttaTCTGTTGTGTTGTCGATGTTGCTCTGCAGCCCTGTGTCATGCGTGGACGGCCGTCTTCTGTGCTGAGGATGTTGCGCCGTCGTTGATTCGCTGAATGGTGTTGGTAAAAGTTGACGTTTACATCGCCCCTCAGCCACCtacccaccccccctcccatcctCTCCActgtctctgtctttctctccctcatacctctttctcccccctccccctcacctgtgcttcttccctctccccttctgttgatctccctctccaccttgACGCCTACGCGTACGTGGCTGTCCTGTGTGATTCCTCCCGTAAGCGCactgtctgtgtgcgccaCGCTACCCTGCGTGCCTGCCGAAGTGCACGTCAGCGTACTTGGCGGAGGGTGTAGATAATGAGCAcgacacagagagggagagagagagagagagacaagaaaCATCTGTGAGCTGTTGGAGAGAAAGCAAGCGAGctggagagggagtgagatcgtgagagagggggggaggcggacgccgcgggtggtggtggttagGGCAGTGGACGACGCGTAGTGGAGCACGCCTGCAAACACCGTCCAAGAGCCAACTCTCCAAtggtgcgctgctcctcttcgtGTTATCGTGCCATGGCGGATGGTGTGCGTACagcggagagaaaaagcagcGGAGTCAGCACACGCATTATAGCGTACGGTATTCGTGGTAtttgggtggtggtggtggtggtgggggcggcgccctgcgcgtgcgcgtgcagctgctggtgtgggcTGACGGAGGTCTTTTGCTGATCGGCGTCATCAGCGGATTCCAGGTCTTatgtgagggaggggtggggtggttacatgtgcgtgtgtgtgtgtgtgtggatgggtgTTGGAATCCCGTGTaagacgagggagaggtgcaAGGATGTGTTCGCTGCTCTACCACACATCACTGCCTGTCGTCACCCCTCTGTctgtcccctctcccttgttTGTCCAGCTCTGTATTAACCTCAGTCGCCAGTAGAAGGCCCAAAAGGGAGCCCCCATCCACCGCAGCTCTGCAAAATGCCACTTGGAcgatgtgtgtggggtgggggcggcggGCTCGCGTTTCTGCAGAGAGGCCATAAGACATGTGAAGGAGAGCGTTCAGTTTCATCAGCCCAGGCGCGCACTGTCgcatccccaccccctcttctctctctctttctgaccggaaggggggggggcatgtTGCCGTGACTCTTCATGAATGACCGCTCAGCGTTGCACAtaactctctctccctctccctctcccttccctcctcactcactcacacgcGCGTCATTCAAGTAACTGCGCCAAAGAGCCCGTTTGATCGCTCCTTCTCGACTGACTCCAGACATCGACAGACACGCCACCTCGCCTGTTGCCATTCCAGCTTAGaatccccttttcctcttcgctctctccccccctctctcattctTGTCTCCTTTGGCTACAGTACGTAGACGTACTTTACACGCACTCAAGCAGCTGGCACGCACCAGGTGTGCTGACACTACCGTCCTCGCCGAgtctcctttcctcctcgtgTCTCGTCAAGGtctgcgctttctctctctctctctctttctctctctctttctctgtaccccccccccccactccacccCACGTCGccgtctctcccttctctctctcagcctAAGCTTGTTTCTTTTGGTTTGGTAAAGGTCAGCCAGAATGCACGCGACCGGTATGCGCAGCTCCGTGTCGGCTAATCCGTCGCGCACCGCGAGGCCATCGAAGACGGGTGCGTCCATCTCACCCTCTCGCACGGCGCTCTCGCGCGGCGCTTCGCCTGCTATGTTGGCGGCGGTACACCGCGAGAGAGGGCGCAGCACGTCGCCGTCTACGCAGAAGAAAGCCCGTTTAGGTGCTGCGGACGATGTAGCGACGGTTGTCAGCGGTAGCGCAACGGTGACTCCCACCACCGGCCACGGTACCGCCAGCACAGCGTCACCGTCCGTAACAGGTGTGTCGCCCTCATACTTTGCGCAGGACGGCAGGCGCTTTGAGCCGAACACATACGAGACGACCTTTAACTTCCGTGGCCAGTACGAGCACATCGTCGTGGCGCATGGTACGGCAACGCTGTGGTGTGCCAACACCGCATCCGGCGCCATCGACCTCTACAGCTGCGTCACTGGTCAGTTTGTCACCTCGCTTCGCCCGCTGCACGAGGAGGTAGCGGCGCGGCAGGTGGAGTTGTCGGAGTTGCCGTTGAATACGTCGTGCAGAAAGGCTaccagcggcggtgccaaaGGTACCGCGAGCGGGTTGCTTACTTCGCACTGCGGCACCGCGGCGCCTACCCCTCGCAGTCGAGGGCTTGTTTCTAcacgaggagggaggcggctTTCAGGGCCATCGTccgccggcggcgcggctCATCCCCATGAGTCGGCGCCTAACCGTGCCTCGGCATCCAGTCCTGTGTCTATGTGGCTGCGCGTGCCTGAGGGAAGCGTTCGTGCGACCGCCCTGTGCGCCACCGCTACACACGTGTGGGTCGGCTACACCAATGGCTTCGTCGCCGTCTACGACGCACTGCTTCTCAAGCTCATCACTTTTGGCCAGTTTCACACCGAGCGCGTCGTGTCCATTGTTGAGCTTTGTAATATGCAGATCGTATCCGCCTCCGCGAGCGGCCTCTTGATCCTGTGGGACACCGAGCAAGGTGGCTTCGAGGCGGTAACACGAGtgacagtgctgctggacTCCGTCCGCGAAGGCGCGGGGGCGCTGTGTGCCATGACCTCCGTTCCCCCCaccgcgcgtgtgtgctgcgggTTCGAGTCAGGTGTAGTCTACAGCGTCCTTGTCGCGAGCCGGCCGCAGGGACAGACCACGCCGCAGGAACTGCGTGGTCACCAGGGGCGAGTGAACGCCATGGCGGTTGTGCGTGATGTGCTGTTCACTGCCTCGGAAGACAGCACCGTATGTGTGTGGCACCGCGGTGGTACAGCCTGCGCACGCGGTGCGGAGAGTCTCCGTGACAAGGGCAGACGCGGGCCCGTGTCGTCGAACCACCTCAGGGAGGCGACCCATGACGGCGGTCAAGCATGCGGTGGCCTTCACACGGGTGGCCCCATGAAAATGCTGAAGCGCATCACCGTCAGCCCATGCGTGCGATCTCTCTTGGCAGAGGAGCAGACCTGCAGTCTGTGGGT comes from Leishmania panamensis strain MHOM/PA/94/PSC-1 chromosome 6 sequence and encodes:
- a CDS encoding hypothetical protein (TriTrypDB/GeneDB-style sysID: LpmP.06.0950); translation: MINEDNLHRTATSLTLSNNRLYALAKELPLLSNLRELEIDHNRFQRFPEVLVRLPRLWRINASFNPIESARGFDVLPRLLSLRSLTVRDCGLKEIPMAIIQCELLEELDVGNNMEIKIAGVALHRLSRLKRLGVANCNLGGRTLPSTIKRMKLLSLDISGNAFTFADPHFFGRNMPRSLVELRLVGMNLTAPPAVVVLLTHLNFLDLAENPIETLDVLAGRVVKRFPHVPSTGTVTTTCTNGFTDVPDEEEGGDFEEEETATHVSLGGTSAATNRASLSKASREGIVSHVTQPIPLKRLSLRACNFRMVPKYFHKLDQLEELDLSENENLNDPNMTLFSLHRLVTLNVTGCPFAEDPSQSRNEWFDIGKLRNLSNVQWEVWRSEHNMSPYRTKIPIELCALRLRTLNEVQLRSNLFTGDIIETVINLLSDGYFKVDLSVDEMILHSHAAALKAFTEGERFFFPKTVTEAPSIKCSVEPASLGQVHLKIAISRYIFFLAIQAANYDAVIIPPLDVMIIHYAQLTVNPLKYRIDCEAVCGRILDCNYRAFFTEQTKHQAEARSVVDASRRIWNLMVRSAQRDLSWLRYDFWGKRLRASAAQSATDAALADGNTAIPKTLPLLVGNTTAEVTQDWEMLVSIDSAHDLAGVLDQAITSHFMEKGMEEFAASIQQFFHMNHCFLRNEDSLWKTDLDWSRYVKFLTLYAYRCAVHEGDSTYIMKPIADEEGNLVAPTSTTSMLGKHYDSIGNNSFNDSGKYLPKPQESGKKALTDSASENQVESGYVPPTRPPSGITLRSPSTLLQNRKSNKRLTMVRQLEGNPIPTIGILFMLHAHRTSHLKYYQSLSLFAIENVDLLWGDSDYRILQQTQDAWVTLYDEAYVSESKEMPFGYVVRQSVLLPTTSPGDAANTVAEDDSATVKTSFWGEIRNHPYTYEANAAPCRSCIKSRSRKANHAGRRVMFCSGDTEFGVF